The following coding sequences lie in one Halorarum halophilum genomic window:
- a CDS encoding mannose-1-phosphate guanylyltransferase, translating to MSGSPADERRPVSESTLDRPVVAVVLAGGVGSRLYPASRGDRPKQFLPLGTDSDESLLSRTVARLDFADEVLVSTRPAFADEVPEHAPDTEVVVEPAGKDTGPALLYATWEARRRVTGDADTAADPVVVCLPSDHHVPDAEAFAAAMSRGARVAADTGALVAFGVEPTRPDTGYGYIEPGAQHGGYADLAAFHEKPDAETAREYLAAGYRWNAGIFAWTPAALFAAAHDTPLAPLADALEAGEPKRGFDAVEPISIDYAVMERADEAAVVPVDFVWDDLGSWDALERVLGGDAHGNTLDSDALALDASGNVVVSDDKHVSVVGVDDLCVVAYDDRVLVVPKAEAQRVREVVARLKGDGSF from the coding sequence GTGAGCGGCTCACCCGCGGATGAGCGTCGACCAGTTAGCGAGTCGACGCTCGACCGGCCAGTCGTCGCCGTCGTCCTCGCCGGCGGCGTCGGGTCGCGGCTCTACCCCGCCTCTCGGGGCGACCGGCCAAAGCAGTTCCTCCCCCTGGGCACGGACTCCGACGAGAGCCTCCTCTCCCGAACCGTCGCGAGGCTCGACTTCGCCGACGAGGTGCTCGTCTCGACGCGCCCGGCGTTCGCCGACGAGGTCCCCGAGCACGCCCCCGACACCGAGGTCGTCGTCGAACCGGCCGGCAAGGACACCGGGCCGGCGCTCCTGTACGCGACGTGGGAGGCCCGGAGGCGGGTCACGGGCGACGCCGATACCGCCGCGGACCCGGTCGTCGTGTGCCTGCCGTCGGACCACCACGTGCCCGACGCCGAGGCGTTCGCGGCGGCGATGAGCCGCGGCGCCCGCGTCGCCGCCGACACCGGCGCGCTGGTCGCCTTCGGGGTCGAACCGACGCGACCCGACACCGGGTACGGGTACATCGAACCCGGCGCGCAACACGGGGGCTATGCCGACCTCGCCGCCTTCCACGAGAAGCCTGACGCCGAGACCGCCCGGGAGTACCTGGCGGCGGGATACCGCTGGAACGCCGGTATCTTCGCGTGGACGCCGGCGGCGCTGTTCGCGGCCGCCCACGACACCCCGCTCGCGCCGCTCGCCGACGCGCTCGAGGCGGGGGAACCGAAGCGGGGGTTCGACGCCGTGGAGCCGATAAGCATCGACTACGCGGTGATGGAACGGGCCGACGAGGCGGCGGTCGTGCCCGTCGACTTCGTCTGGGACGACCTCGGGTCGTGGGACGCGCTCGAACGCGTGCTCGGGGGCGACGCGCACGGCAACACCCTCGACTCTGACGCGCTCGCACTCGACGCCTCGGGGAACGTCGTCGTCAGCGACGACAAGCACGTCTCGGTCGTCGGCGTCGACGACCTCTGCGTGGTCGCCTACGACGACCGCGTGCTGGTGGTGCCGAAGGCGGAGGCACAGCGGGTGCGCGAGGTCGTCGCGCGGCTGAAAGGTGACGGATCGTTCTGA
- a CDS encoding DUF7091 family protein, whose protein sequence is MTLTDRFRRVLRQQARKAGREYTRSRDAYREGRMEGADPGRDEPTDPATFDLPDDGDGSARIVCRRYAEKRAVVVDRGGRPECFTADHVDCEGCAEDVREGRVQTW, encoded by the coding sequence ATGACGCTGACCGACCGCTTCCGTCGCGTCCTGCGCCAGCAGGCGCGAAAGGCCGGCCGGGAGTACACCCGGAGCAGGGACGCGTACCGCGAGGGACGGATGGAGGGAGCCGACCCCGGGCGGGACGAACCGACCGACCCGGCGACGTTCGACCTCCCGGACGACGGCGACGGGAGCGCCAGGATCGTCTGCCGACGGTACGCGGAGAAGCGGGCCGTCGTCGTCGACCGCGGCGGCCGGCCGGAGTGCTTCACGGCCGACCACGTGGACTGCGAGGGCTGCGCCGAGGACGTCCGCGAGGGTCGGGTCCAGACGTGGTGA
- a CDS encoding replication factor A (Replication protein A protects and stabilize the intermediate ssDNA that is generated by the unwinding action of a DNA helicase at the replication fork. In addition, SSBs prevent the formation of secondary structures by single-stranded template DNA.): MADLRTHAEEIHEQFSDHLDLTVDDVEEKLDALVTEYSVPVDEARRSVVNSYLDEAGMDRDELAPGGAEQALVGDIEQDEQWVDLRVKVADLWDPGHESIAQVGLLGDESGTIKFVAFDTSDLPELEEGASYALGNVVTDEYQGSYSVKLNRTTTIEELDEDVEVGDDSSEVEGALVDIQSGSGLIKRCPEEGCTRVLQNGRCNEHGQVDGEFDLRIKAVLDDGETVQEVIFNEEATTELTGISLEDAKSMAQDALDTTVVGEEMADGIVGHYYRVRGPTFGRYVLVDEFEELSGPADAEDVLIKARSM, from the coding sequence ATGGCAGATTTGCGAACCCACGCGGAAGAGATACACGAGCAGTTTTCAGACCATCTAGACCTCACGGTCGACGACGTCGAGGAGAAGCTCGACGCGCTCGTCACCGAGTACAGCGTCCCGGTCGACGAGGCGCGGCGGAGCGTCGTCAACTCCTACCTCGACGAGGCGGGGATGGACCGTGACGAACTCGCGCCCGGCGGCGCCGAGCAGGCGCTCGTCGGTGACATCGAGCAGGACGAGCAGTGGGTCGACCTGCGGGTGAAGGTGGCCGACCTCTGGGACCCCGGACACGAGTCCATCGCGCAGGTTGGCCTGCTCGGCGACGAGTCGGGTACCATCAAGTTCGTCGCCTTCGACACCAGCGACCTCCCGGAACTGGAGGAGGGCGCGAGCTACGCGCTGGGCAATGTCGTCACCGACGAGTACCAGGGCAGCTACTCGGTGAAGCTCAACCGGACGACCACCATCGAGGAACTCGACGAGGACGTGGAGGTCGGCGACGACTCCTCGGAGGTCGAGGGCGCGCTGGTGGACATCCAGTCCGGTTCCGGGCTCATCAAGCGCTGCCCCGAGGAGGGCTGCACCCGAGTGCTGCAGAACGGTCGCTGTAACGAGCACGGCCAGGTCGACGGCGAGTTCGACCTGCGGATCAAGGCCGTCCTCGACGACGGCGAGACCGTCCAGGAGGTCATCTTCAACGAGGAGGCGACCACCGAACTGACGGGCATCTCCCTCGAGGACGCCAAGAGCATGGCACAGGACGCGCTCGACACCACGGTGGTCGGCGAGGAGATGGCCGACGGGATCGTCGGGCACTACTACCGCGTCCGCGGGCCGACGTTCGGCCGGTACGTGCTCGTCGACGAGTTCGAGGAGCTGTCCGGGCCGGCGGATGCCGAGGACGTGCTGATCAAAGCGAGGTCGATGTAA
- a CDS encoding RPA family protein → MSGNVPTREVARRVFAREYNDASYTFKESEDERAPLYLLLPTGERANRVFLVGTLTEKEDVGEDSEYWRGRIVDPTGTFFAYAGQYQPEAASALRELEPPAYVAVVGKPRTYETDDGTVNVSVRPESITSVDAATRDRWVVETARRTLERVDRFDDEGNEYALMAREEYDLPVEEYTDAAVAALESLDDGDELEENEAPA, encoded by the coding sequence ATGAGTGGAAACGTCCCGACCCGAGAGGTCGCCCGGCGGGTGTTCGCCCGCGAGTACAACGACGCCAGCTACACGTTCAAGGAGTCCGAGGACGAGCGGGCGCCGCTCTACCTGCTGCTCCCCACCGGGGAGCGCGCGAACCGCGTGTTCCTCGTCGGCACCCTCACCGAGAAGGAGGACGTCGGCGAGGACAGCGAGTACTGGCGCGGCCGCATCGTCGACCCGACGGGCACGTTCTTCGCGTACGCCGGACAGTACCAGCCCGAGGCCGCGAGCGCGCTCCGCGAACTGGAGCCGCCCGCCTACGTCGCGGTGGTCGGCAAGCCGCGGACCTACGAGACCGACGACGGAACCGTCAACGTCTCGGTCCGCCCCGAGTCCATCACCTCGGTCGACGCCGCCACGCGCGACCGCTGGGTCGTCGAGACGGCCCGGCGGACCCTCGAACGCGTCGACCGGTTCGACGACGAGGGCAACGAGTACGCGCTGATGGCCCGCGAGGAGTACGACCTCCCGGTGGAGGAGTACACCGACGCGGCCGTCGCCGCGCTCGAATCGCTCGACGACGGCGACGAACTCGAGGAGAACGAGGCGCCCGCGTAG
- a CDS encoding ribbon-helix-helix protein, CopG family, with translation MSNKNKTVSFRVNEDAFDALREIADERDLSLSAVFRDYVEALVAHDGQIEVVPEHEYEANGDDDAPFPPTVSVPRSFVREHERLELEAEHLREQLDEYKQYATYLHDRLESDDDDGEDVVNLEDLDEERGAPDLDLESDEPYKLG, from the coding sequence ATGAGTAACAAGAACAAGACGGTCTCCTTCCGCGTCAACGAGGACGCCTTCGACGCGCTCCGGGAGATCGCGGACGAGCGGGACCTCTCGCTGTCGGCGGTGTTCCGCGACTACGTCGAGGCGCTCGTCGCCCACGACGGCCAGATCGAGGTCGTCCCGGAGCACGAGTACGAGGCGAACGGCGACGACGACGCGCCGTTCCCGCCGACCGTGTCGGTCCCGCGGAGCTTCGTCCGCGAGCACGAGCGACTGGAACTCGAGGCCGAGCACCTGCGCGAACAGCTCGACGAGTACAAGCAGTACGCGACGTACCTCCACGACCGCCTCGAGTCCGACGACGACGACGGCGAGGACGTGGTGAACCTCGAGGACCTCGACGAGGAGCGCGGCGCGCCGGACCTCGACCTCGAGTCCGACGAGCCGTACAAACTCGGCTGA
- a CDS encoding DUF5814 domain-containing protein, which produces MAITDKIYLKNHRQIASQIGTSIPKGAFKGATLDIVFTGDGLAEVDEATRDRLLEFVEDFMDCDCDNAPYCGHPERKFIQYLLELRAQGMGPDAIVDIMGDDYMLYAYPGDVLSFLDSAVRTLEAVESLAEVEGDREMEGEARDAKRTLAR; this is translated from the coding sequence GTGGCCATCACGGACAAGATCTACCTCAAGAACCACCGGCAGATCGCCTCCCAGATCGGGACGAGCATCCCGAAGGGGGCGTTCAAGGGCGCCACGCTGGACATCGTGTTCACCGGCGACGGTCTCGCCGAGGTGGACGAGGCGACCCGCGACCGCCTGCTGGAGTTCGTCGAGGACTTCATGGACTGCGACTGCGACAACGCGCCGTACTGCGGGCACCCGGAGCGGAAGTTCATCCAGTACCTGCTGGAGCTCCGGGCGCAGGGGATGGGGCCGGACGCCATCGTCGACATCATGGGCGACGACTACATGCTGTACGCCTACCCGGGCGACGTGCTCTCCTTCCTCGACTCGGCGGTGCGGACGCTGGAGGCGGTGGAGTCGCTCGCCGAGGTCGAGGGCGACCGGGAGATGGAGGGCGAGGCGCGGGACGCGAAGCGAACGCTGGCGCGGTGA
- a CDS encoding outer membrane protein assembly factor BamB family protein, with protein sequence MSHRYTRRTFGAAVGGIIGAAGLATGENARLGGETTTSDRTSTQSEAEGTDWPAYRAAAGSTASNPGAGSPTTGAQEAWEWNPDDADASMTIPVVADGTVYVTLEGDSTVEVVALDSADASVRWRTAVEDTSNLSVPAAVGDAVYVVGGDSTVYALDAADGSIRSTTPFGETTRDRYNPAPPRIVGGTLYAAVSPTSRSHPSRNAVVAAIPLDSCGGSWTVTIEGTEEHDARVSTPAVSDGKVFVVGWVDDTGFLRAISAATGETEWELQREGGDNWQYSPIAADGTVYALTDRGILLALDADDGTEQWQYRGWDRVHEQPAVTEDAVYAVTNVEGGTTMDPAYGAIVAALDPETGTELWRREAPASCGPESIPGGMDCDLSSSRWSEPSVGNGAVYTSLSGAAPAGLNALDVEDGERLWQLGIDPRHAPVLAGGAMYLARPYNPDAGRYQGLVKLEESTD encoded by the coding sequence GTGAGCCACCGTTACACGAGGCGAACGTTCGGAGCGGCAGTCGGCGGGATCATCGGCGCGGCGGGTCTCGCGACGGGCGAGAACGCACGGTTGGGTGGGGAGACTACTACCTCCGACCGGACATCGACGCAATCGGAGGCCGAAGGAACGGACTGGCCGGCCTACAGGGCGGCGGCCGGGAGCACGGCATCCAACCCGGGAGCGGGGAGTCCGACCACGGGTGCGCAGGAGGCGTGGGAGTGGAACCCCGACGACGCGGACGCGTCGATGACCATCCCGGTGGTGGCCGACGGGACCGTCTACGTCACCCTGGAAGGGGATTCGACCGTCGAGGTGGTCGCACTCGATTCCGCCGACGCGTCGGTCCGCTGGCGGACGGCGGTGGAGGACACGTCGAACCTCTCCGTCCCGGCGGCGGTCGGGGACGCCGTCTACGTCGTCGGCGGGGACTCGACCGTCTACGCGCTCGACGCCGCCGACGGGTCGATCCGGTCCACCACGCCGTTCGGCGAGACGACCAGGGACAGGTACAACCCCGCTCCGCCGCGGATCGTCGGAGGAACCCTCTACGCGGCCGTCTCCCCGACCTCGCGCAGCCACCCGTCGAGGAACGCGGTCGTCGCCGCAATTCCCCTCGACAGTTGTGGTGGATCGTGGACGGTGACGATCGAGGGGACCGAGGAGCACGACGCGAGGGTGTCGACGCCGGCGGTGAGCGACGGGAAGGTCTTCGTCGTCGGGTGGGTCGACGACACTGGATTCCTCCGCGCGATCTCGGCGGCGACCGGGGAGACGGAGTGGGAACTCCAGCGGGAAGGCGGGGACAACTGGCAGTACTCACCGATCGCCGCCGACGGCACCGTCTACGCGCTGACGGACAGGGGGATCCTCTTGGCGCTCGACGCGGACGATGGCACGGAGCAGTGGCAGTACCGCGGTTGGGACAGGGTACACGAACAGCCCGCGGTCACGGAAGACGCGGTTTACGCCGTCACGAACGTGGAAGGAGGCACGACGATGGATCCGGCGTACGGCGCCATCGTCGCGGCGCTCGACCCCGAGACTGGAACGGAACTGTGGCGCAGGGAAGCACCCGCGTCGTGCGGGCCGGAGTCGATCCCCGGCGGCATGGATTGCGATCTCTCGTCGAGCAGATGGTCCGAACCGTCAGTCGGCAACGGCGCGGTGTACACGTCACTCAGCGGCGCGGCGCCGGCCGGCCTCAACGCGCTCGACGTCGAGGACGGTGAACGGCTCTGGCAGTTGGGGATCGATCCCCGCCACGCCCCGGTGCTCGCGGGCGGCGCGATGTACTTGGCCAGGCCGTACAACCCGGACGCCGGACGGTACCAGGGGCTCGTGAAACTGGAGGAGTCGACGGACTGA
- a CDS encoding GNAT family N-acetyltransferase yields the protein MVTTEDGRSEYAVRQYEPSDREEVLSLYGTVFGRDDESWFDWRYVDNPYLSEVPICVADRDGEVVGARPSLPFPLRVGGERVLAIAQVDPMVAPEHRRRGLFSRMVTHVYGYYADREPSVSIGFPNEAVMGALSNLDEELSLHRGVTREFPVHYRLQDPGALLSSKVDDGALGRLVGGLAGAAGRGVLSVRTGSPGGSATVTVTPYDGVPAAELANLAERSVTPRAHAYRDETFYRWRYANPRFDYVTYVADVDGRREAALMVGRKRAGDVDVVHVSDVAPLGGREPWRTALDHLFSRVVADFDDADLLAVAGEVVPAGILDRYRFRPATAFPLSRLTATTYLVARPLTNRDVDEWRVGGQVLSEDDRWRFTFCEREIG from the coding sequence ATGGTCACGACCGAAGACGGCCGGTCCGAATACGCCGTACGACAGTACGAGCCCAGCGACCGCGAGGAGGTGCTCTCGCTGTACGGGACGGTGTTCGGGCGGGACGACGAGTCCTGGTTCGACTGGCGATACGTCGACAACCCCTACCTGTCGGAGGTTCCCATCTGCGTCGCGGACCGCGACGGCGAGGTGGTCGGCGCGCGGCCGAGCCTTCCGTTCCCGCTGCGCGTCGGCGGCGAGCGCGTGCTCGCCATCGCGCAGGTCGACCCGATGGTCGCCCCCGAGCACCGCCGTCGCGGCCTGTTCTCCAGGATGGTGACCCACGTCTACGGGTACTACGCCGACCGGGAGCCGTCGGTGTCCATCGGGTTCCCGAACGAGGCGGTAATGGGGGCGCTCTCGAACCTCGACGAGGAACTCTCGCTCCACAGGGGCGTGACCCGGGAGTTCCCCGTCCACTATCGGCTTCAGGACCCCGGCGCGCTCCTGTCCTCGAAGGTGGACGACGGGGCGCTCGGGCGTCTCGTCGGCGGCCTGGCGGGGGCGGCCGGGCGGGGGGTCCTTTCGGTTCGAACCGGCTCGCCGGGCGGGTCGGCCACGGTGACGGTGACGCCGTACGACGGCGTCCCCGCGGCGGAACTGGCGAACCTCGCCGAGCGTTCCGTCACGCCGCGGGCGCACGCTTACCGCGACGAGACGTTCTACCGCTGGCGGTACGCTAACCCGCGGTTCGACTACGTGACCTACGTGGCGGACGTCGACGGGCGCCGCGAGGCCGCCCTCATGGTCGGACGCAAACGGGCGGGGGACGTCGACGTGGTTCACGTCTCCGACGTCGCTCCGCTCGGAGGCCGGGAGCCCTGGCGGACGGCGCTCGACCACCTGTTCTCCCGCGTCGTGGCCGACTTCGACGACGCGGACCTCCTCGCCGTCGCCGGCGAGGTCGTCCCAGCCGGGATCCTCGACAGGTATCGGTTCCGCCCAGCGACGGCGTTCCCGCTCTCGCGCCTGACGGCGACGACCTACCTCGTCGCCCGCCCGTTGACGAACCGCGACGTCGACGAGTGGCGAGTCGGGGGACAGGTACTCTCCGAGGACGACCGGTGGCGATTCACCTTTTGCGAGCGCGAGATCGGGTGA
- a CDS encoding class I adenylate-forming enzyme family protein, giving the protein MTRQSFPAEATAGNVARLYDESAENRGDALALEMYGDEYSHAALRDRSARIAGGLRDVGLRLDDRIAIFLHNRPEVVLVALAAFRAGTPFVPMNPQFTPREIAGQVGDSGAAAVVTEPSLLDRVADALELVDGTPTIILVDEDRSDDLVDRRPDTVAFESLDGDPVLVEREDDDVAMQPYTSGTTGEPKGVLLTHRNVRAQSLIGFERTALPPEEERFLSVLPLAHIAGFINRTWQPLVRGGTVFLRDPTEWDPVTTMETIEAERITKFGAVTAMYVDIVNHDRFGEYDLSSLREVMEGGDRMPTAVQKRFEEVAGVELFEAYGLTETGGGTHVGFGSTFGPRPGTIGQPLRATDCKIVDEVGREVAPGETGELLVRGPHVTPGYHERPAETAEAFTEDGYFRTGDVARRDADNYYEVVDRKSDVIVTAGYTVYPREVEDVLHEHDAVVDAAVVGVPDERRTTTIEAYVVVEDDATVTEGELKAYCLEHVAPYKHPREIRFVERLPRTYNGKVRRVALREGAVSD; this is encoded by the coding sequence ATGACGCGACAGTCGTTCCCCGCCGAGGCGACCGCCGGTAACGTTGCCCGTCTGTACGACGAGTCGGCCGAGAACCGTGGCGACGCCCTCGCGCTCGAGATGTACGGCGACGAGTACAGCCACGCGGCGCTCCGGGACCGGTCCGCGCGCATCGCCGGCGGCCTCCGGGACGTCGGGCTTCGTCTCGACGACAGGATCGCGATCTTCCTGCACAACCGGCCGGAGGTCGTCCTCGTCGCGCTCGCCGCGTTCAGGGCCGGGACGCCGTTCGTACCGATGAACCCCCAGTTCACCCCGCGGGAGATCGCCGGCCAGGTCGGCGACAGCGGGGCCGCCGCCGTCGTCACCGAGCCGTCGTTGCTGGACCGCGTCGCGGACGCGCTCGAACTGGTCGACGGTACCCCGACGATCATCCTCGTCGATGAGGACCGATCCGACGACCTCGTGGACCGCCGTCCGGACACGGTCGCCTTCGAGTCGCTCGACGGGGACCCGGTGCTCGTCGAGCGCGAGGACGACGACGTCGCGATGCAACCCTACACGAGCGGGACGACGGGGGAGCCGAAGGGCGTCCTCCTCACCCACCGGAACGTCCGCGCGCAGTCGCTCATCGGGTTCGAACGGACGGCGCTCCCCCCCGAGGAGGAGCGGTTCCTCTCCGTGCTACCGCTCGCGCACATCGCGGGGTTCATCAACCGGACGTGGCAGCCGCTGGTTCGGGGCGGGACCGTCTTCCTCCGGGACCCAACCGAGTGGGACCCCGTGACCACCATGGAGACCATCGAGGCCGAGCGGATCACGAAGTTCGGGGCCGTGACGGCGATGTACGTCGACATCGTCAACCACGACCGCTTCGGCGAGTACGACCTGTCGAGCCTCCGCGAGGTGATGGAGGGGGGCGACAGGATGCCGACCGCCGTCCAGAAGCGGTTCGAGGAGGTCGCCGGCGTCGAACTGTTCGAGGCGTACGGGCTCACCGAGACCGGCGGCGGGACGCACGTCGGCTTCGGGTCGACGTTCGGGCCACGTCCCGGCACGATCGGACAGCCCCTCCGCGCGACGGACTGCAAGATCGTCGACGAGGTCGGCCGCGAGGTCGCGCCCGGGGAGACCGGCGAACTCCTCGTGCGCGGGCCGCACGTGACCCCCGGCTACCACGAACGGCCGGCCGAGACCGCCGAGGCGTTCACCGAGGACGGCTACTTCCGAACCGGCGACGTCGCCCGCCGGGATGCGGACAACTACTACGAGGTCGTCGACCGGAAGTCCGACGTCATCGTCACCGCCGGCTACACCGTCTACCCGCGGGAGGTCGAGGACGTCCTCCACGAGCACGACGCCGTCGTCGACGCGGCCGTCGTCGGCGTCCCGGACGAGCGCCGGACGACGACGATCGAGGCGTACGTCGTGGTCGAGGACGACGCGACGGTGACCGAGGGGGAACTGAAGGCGTACTGCCTGGAGCACGTGGCGCCGTACAAACACCCCCGCGAGATTCGGTTCGTCGAGCGACTGCCCCGGACCTACAACGGCAAGGTCCGCCGCGTGGCGCTCCGGGAGGGGGCGGTGTCGGACTGA
- a CDS encoding M50 family metallopeptidase, with amino-acid sequence MRGITLGRVAGIPIQLNWTFLLVLPLFAWLIGTQVGEFVELINGVLNASLDAAALTGGQLPYVLGTAAAVGLFVSVLLHEFGHSLTAMRFGYEIDSITLWLFGGVASFKEMPEDWKQELLIAVAGPVVSVLIGVVSWIAFQNLALPPEVAFVVGYLALMNVVLAAFNMLPGFPMDGGRVLRALLARNRPHAQATKIAAEVGKVFAFLLGLWGLFNGNLITVGLAFFIYIAGAGEAQQTVLRAAFENVVVDDIMTPREELKTVTPHTSVAELLERMFSERHTGYPVLKNGRLAGMVTLEDAQSVREVERDAYTVEDVMETDIASVTPDADALDALDEMQERGVGRLAVIDVNGDLVGLISRTDLMTAFNVIQSGGSALTGGLRGSGNLPDVGGPRV; translated from the coding sequence ATGCGAGGAATCACGTTGGGCCGGGTCGCGGGCATCCCCATCCAGTTGAACTGGACGTTCCTGCTCGTCCTCCCGCTGTTCGCGTGGCTCATCGGGACCCAGGTCGGGGAGTTCGTCGAGCTCATCAACGGGGTCCTGAACGCGTCGCTCGACGCCGCGGCGCTGACCGGCGGGCAGCTCCCCTACGTCCTCGGAACCGCCGCGGCCGTGGGCCTGTTCGTCTCGGTGTTGCTCCACGAGTTCGGCCACTCACTGACCGCGATGCGGTTCGGCTACGAGATCGACTCCATCACCCTCTGGCTGTTCGGCGGCGTCGCGAGCTTCAAGGAGATGCCGGAGGACTGGAAGCAGGAGCTGCTGATCGCCGTCGCGGGACCCGTCGTGAGCGTCCTCATCGGCGTCGTCTCATGGATCGCCTTCCAGAACCTGGCGCTCCCGCCCGAGGTCGCGTTCGTCGTGGGCTACCTCGCGCTGATGAACGTCGTGCTCGCGGCGTTCAACATGCTCCCGGGGTTCCCGATGGACGGCGGACGCGTCCTGCGGGCGCTGCTGGCGCGGAACCGACCCCACGCACAGGCGACCAAGATCGCCGCCGAGGTCGGCAAGGTGTTCGCGTTCCTGCTCGGCCTCTGGGGGCTGTTCAACGGCAACCTCATCACCGTCGGGCTGGCGTTCTTCATCTACATCGCCGGCGCGGGCGAGGCCCAGCAGACGGTGCTCCGGGCCGCCTTCGAGAACGTCGTTGTCGACGACATCATGACCCCCCGCGAGGAGCTGAAGACGGTGACGCCGCACACCTCCGTCGCCGAACTGCTCGAACGGATGTTCTCCGAGCGACACACCGGCTACCCGGTGCTGAAGAACGGCCGCCTCGCCGGGATGGTGACCCTCGAGGACGCCCAGAGCGTCCGGGAGGTCGAGCGCGACGCCTACACCGTGGAGGACGTGATGGAGACCGACATCGCGAGCGTCACGCCGGACGCGGACGCGCTCGACGCGCTCGACGAGATGCAGGAGCGCGGCGTCGGCCGGCTGGCCGTCATCGACGTGAACGGCGACCTCGTCGGGCTCATCTCGCGGACCGACCTGATGACCGCGTTCAACGTCATCCAGTCGGGCGGCAGCGCGCTCACGGGCGGCCTCCGCGGCAGCGGGAACCTCCCAGACGTGGGCGGCCCCCGGGTCTGA
- a CDS encoding cupin domain-containing protein, translating to MADSKPTPEPVVKRGSEIEYAAVDAGEGMSKGVLVDESDGAPHFAMRRFVLDAGASVPEHTNEVEHEQYVLSGRYTVGLEDETYEVSAGDSMLIPAGIHHWYENDSGEEASFICVVPNGDDTIRVVDSE from the coding sequence ATGGCGGATTCGAAGCCCACACCCGAACCGGTCGTGAAGCGGGGATCGGAGATAGAGTACGCGGCGGTCGACGCGGGGGAGGGGATGTCCAAGGGCGTCCTCGTCGACGAGTCGGACGGCGCCCCCCACTTCGCGATGCGCCGGTTCGTCCTCGACGCGGGCGCGTCGGTGCCCGAGCACACGAACGAGGTCGAACACGAGCAGTACGTGCTGTCCGGTCGATACACGGTGGGTCTGGAGGACGAGACGTACGAAGTGTCCGCAGGCGACTCGATGCTCATCCCGGCGGGAATCCACCACTGGTACGAGAACGACTCCGGCGAGGAGGCGTCGTTCATCTGCGTCGTCCCGAACGGCGACGATACGATCCGCGTGGTGGATTCGGAGTAG